Proteins co-encoded in one Ponticoccus alexandrii genomic window:
- a CDS encoding DUF6505 family protein, translated as MKLARAIHFDESDQFVFASPARTGEWCISGGFEFSDWTEGDLVGKARQAFANGWLGLETFGRVTFVAVTQAEPSEIEALELALAQHFVTYYGAPSVEAARPVAREEIFHMGDLCEDHDPNTLLTVSRELTEAGVNEAFRVIEADQADLSQFAVHGDAEPLHGHDHGHDHDHDHDHGDGPGHVHGPGCKH; from the coding sequence GTGAAACTGGCAAGGGCCATCCATTTCGACGAAAGCGACCAGTTCGTCTTTGCCTCTCCGGCGCGGACCGGCGAGTGGTGCATCTCCGGCGGGTTCGAGTTCTCGGACTGGACCGAGGGCGACCTCGTCGGCAAGGCACGGCAGGCCTTTGCCAACGGCTGGCTGGGGCTGGAAACCTTCGGCCGCGTGACCTTCGTCGCCGTGACACAGGCGGAGCCGTCCGAGATCGAGGCGCTGGAACTGGCGCTGGCGCAGCATTTCGTCACCTACTACGGCGCGCCCTCGGTCGAGGCCGCCCGCCCGGTCGCCCGCGAAGAGATCTTTCACATGGGCGACCTCTGCGAGGATCACGACCCCAACACCCTGCTGACCGTCTCGCGCGAATTGACAGAGGCGGGCGTGAACGAGGCGTTCCGCGTGATCGAGGCGGATCAGGCGGACCTGTCGCAATTCGCCGTGCATGGCGATGCCGAGCCGCTGCACGGGCACGATCACGGGCATGACCACGATCACGACCACGATCATGGCGACGGCCCGGGTCACGTCCACGGCCCGGGATGCAAGCATTGA
- the modC gene encoding molybdenum ABC transporter ATP-binding protein, whose amino-acid sequence MIEVAVRHALPGFTLDAAFEAPAGVTVLFGRSGSGKTSVINAVAGLMRPDAGRVVVDGRVLADTARGLWLPPHRRRLGYIFQEGRLFPHLTVRQNLLYGRWFNGAGADLNRVVEMLGLGALLSRRPAALSGGEKQRVAIGRALLARPGLILADEPLAALDEARKAEILPYFERLRDEAQCPILYVSHSAAEVARLATSVVVLQNGRVIRQGSADAVLADPAVTPTGVRAVGAILTARVKRQHDDGLTELDAGGVPLFLPAVAQPPGAVVRVRIAAQEVILARHRPEGLSALNILPGTVDSVREGDGPGAMVSLDTPAGRVLARVTQRSAQALGLAPGVTCYAVIKSVAIAREDVGGA is encoded by the coding sequence ATGATAGAGGTCGCGGTCCGCCACGCCCTGCCCGGCTTCACGCTGGATGCGGCCTTCGAGGCGCCAGCCGGGGTGACGGTGCTGTTCGGTCGTTCCGGGTCGGGCAAGACAAGCGTCATCAACGCGGTGGCCGGGCTGATGCGGCCCGACGCAGGCCGGGTCGTCGTGGACGGGCGCGTGCTGGCGGATACGGCGCGCGGCCTCTGGCTGCCGCCGCACCGCAGGCGCCTTGGCTATATCTTTCAGGAGGGGCGGCTCTTCCCGCACCTGACCGTCCGGCAGAACCTGCTGTACGGGCGCTGGTTCAACGGCGCGGGGGCCGACCTGAACCGTGTGGTCGAGATGCTGGGTCTGGGGGCGCTGCTGTCCCGCCGCCCCGCCGCGCTGTCGGGCGGCGAAAAACAACGGGTCGCCATCGGTCGCGCATTGCTGGCGCGGCCCGGCCTGATCCTTGCGGACGAACCGCTCGCCGCGCTGGACGAGGCCCGCAAGGCCGAGATCCTGCCCTATTTCGAGCGGCTCAGGGACGAGGCGCAGTGCCCGATCCTCTACGTCAGCCACTCTGCGGCAGAGGTCGCGCGGCTGGCGACCTCGGTCGTGGTGCTGCAGAACGGTCGCGTGATCCGTCAGGGCAGCGCCGACGCGGTGCTGGCCGACCCCGCCGTGACCCCGACCGGGGTGCGCGCCGTGGGCGCCATCCTGACCGCGCGGGTGAAGCGACAGCACGACGACGGGCTGACGGAACTGGACGCGGGCGGCGTACCGCTGTTCCTGCCCGCCGTGGCGCAGCCCCCGGGCGCCGTGGTGCGGGTCCGCATCGCCGCGCAGGAGGTCATCCTTGCCCGCCACCGACCCGAGGGGCTGTCCGCTCTGAACATCCTGCCCGGCACCGTCGACTCCGTGCGCGAGGGCGACGGCCCGGGGGCCATGGTGTCCCTCGACACGCCAGCGGGGCGGGTGCTGGCACGGGTCACGCAGCGCTCCGCGCAGGCGCTCGGCCTCGCCCCCGGCGTAACCTGCTACGCGGTCATCAAGTCCGTCGCCATCGCGCGCGAGGACGTGGGCGGCGCGTAG
- the modB gene encoding molybdate ABC transporter permease subunit, which produces MDWLTPQEWQAVALSLRVSFWAMLLSLPFGLFVAYALARWQFPGKQVVNGLVHLPLILPPVVTGYLLLITFGTRGPVGSLLQEVGVTFAFRWTGAALAAAIMAFPLMVRAMRLSIEAVDPRLEQAASTLGASRGWVFATVTLPLILPGILTGAILAFAKAMGEFGATITFVSNIPGQTQTLPSAIYALLQVPGGEGSALRLVVVSVIVAMGALLLSEWLSRRVAARISGA; this is translated from the coding sequence ATGGACTGGCTGACGCCGCAGGAATGGCAGGCGGTCGCGCTGTCCCTGCGGGTGTCTTTCTGGGCGATGCTGCTGTCGCTGCCCTTCGGCCTCTTCGTGGCCTACGCGCTGGCGCGCTGGCAGTTCCCCGGCAAGCAGGTAGTCAACGGTCTGGTGCACCTGCCGCTGATCCTGCCGCCGGTGGTCACCGGCTACCTGCTGCTCATCACCTTCGGGACGCGCGGGCCGGTGGGATCGCTGCTGCAAGAGGTCGGTGTGACCTTCGCCTTCCGCTGGACCGGCGCGGCACTGGCCGCCGCGATTATGGCCTTTCCGCTGATGGTCCGCGCCATGCGCCTGTCGATAGAGGCGGTGGACCCCCGCCTCGAACAGGCGGCATCGACCCTCGGCGCCTCGCGCGGGTGGGTCTTTGCCACCGTCACGCTGCCGCTAATCCTGCCTGGCATTCTGACCGGCGCCATCCTCGCCTTCGCCAAGGCGATGGGAGAGTTCGGGGCCACGATCACCTTCGTGTCCAACATCCCCGGCCAGACGCAGACCCTGCCCTCTGCCATCTATGCGCTGTTGCAGGTGCCGGGGGGCGAGGGCTCGGCGCTGCGGCTGGTCGTGGTCTCGGTCATCGTGGCCATGGGCGCGCTTCTCCTGTCGGAGTGGCTGTCGCGGCGCGTGGCCGCCCGGATCTCGGGCGCATGA
- the modA gene encoding molybdate ABC transporter substrate-binding protein gives MTRALPLFLALTLGSAAAAEQVTVFAAASLKTALDEIATAYEATSGDTIVLSYAGSSALARQIQQGAPAQVFVSANTTWMDVLQEDGLIAEDTRADLLANRLALVAHGEAAPVEITPDLDLAGMLGDDRLAMALVDAVPAGIYGKQALTTLGLWDSVSGSVAQTDNVRAALALVSLGEAPFGVTYRTDALADAQVSIAGLFPEDSHDPITYPMAALAGQEALAQPFLTYLSGPEAAGTFEKHGFAVLGD, from the coding sequence ATGACCCGTGCCCTGCCCCTGTTCCTCGCCCTGACCCTCGGTTCCGCCGCTGCCGCCGAGCAGGTCACCGTCTTTGCCGCCGCAAGCCTGAAAACCGCGCTGGACGAGATCGCCACCGCCTATGAGGCGACCAGCGGCGACACCATCGTGCTGTCCTACGCCGGCTCCTCGGCGCTCGCCCGGCAGATCCAGCAGGGCGCGCCCGCACAGGTCTTCGTCTCGGCCAACACCACATGGATGGACGTCCTGCAAGAGGACGGGCTGATCGCCGAAGACACGCGCGCGGACCTGCTGGCCAACCGGCTGGCGCTGGTGGCGCATGGCGAGGCCGCTCCGGTCGAGATCACGCCCGACCTCGACCTTGCCGGGATGCTGGGCGACGACCGCCTTGCCATGGCGCTGGTCGATGCCGTCCCGGCGGGCATCTACGGCAAGCAGGCCCTGACCACGCTGGGCCTCTGGGACAGCGTCTCGGGCAGCGTGGCCCAGACCGACAACGTGCGCGCCGCGCTGGCGCTGGTCTCGCTCGGAGAGGCGCCCTTTGGCGTGACCTACCGCACCGACGCGCTGGCCGATGCGCAGGTCAGCATCGCGGGTCTCTTCCCCGAAGACAGCCATGACCCGATCACCTACCCCATGGCCGCTCTGGCGGGGCAGGAGGCGCTGGCGCAGCCCTTCCTGACCTACCTCTCAGGCCCCGAGGCCGCCGGGACCTTCGAAAAGCACGGCTTCGCCGTTCTGGGGGACTGA
- a CDS encoding cryptochrome/photolyase family protein, producing the protein MTRLILILGDQLTEDIAALKQADKDSDVVVMAEVAEETDYVQHHPKKIALIFTAMRKHAARLREAGWDVRYTELDDSGNSGSIVGELLRRAEETGASEVIATEAGEWRLIEALNEAPLQVTQLEDDRFLAAHKTFEDWAKGRKALRMEYFYREMRRTTGLLMDGDQPEGGEWNYDSENRKPPPDGVAFSGPMQFTPDDVTEEVLDLVEARFGESFGTLRPFDFATEPGQARRALTHFIKHALPSFGDYQDAMLDGNRWLYHAGLSAYMNIGLLDPMEVCRAAEEAYREGHAPLNAVEGFIRQIIGWREYVRGIYLHEGPDYPRRNGLNHQRGLPALYWGAPTDMRCLSKAVEQTRDEAYAHHIQRLMVTGNFALLAGVKPHEVHEWYLRVYIDAFEWVEAPNTVGMSQFADGGVIASKPYISSGNYINRMSDYCKHCAYDVKAKTGKDACPFNLLYWHFLDRHRERFEDNHRMGNMYRTWDRMDADRRETVLTEAEAFLGRLSKGERV; encoded by the coding sequence ATGACCCGCCTGATCCTGATCCTTGGCGACCAGCTGACCGAAGACATCGCCGCGCTGAAGCAGGCGGACAAGGACAGCGACGTCGTGGTCATGGCCGAGGTCGCCGAGGAAACCGACTACGTCCAGCACCACCCCAAGAAGATCGCCCTGATCTTCACCGCCATGCGCAAACACGCTGCCCGCCTGCGCGAGGCCGGGTGGGACGTCCGCTATACGGAACTGGACGACAGCGGCAACTCCGGCTCCATCGTGGGCGAACTGCTCCGCCGCGCCGAGGAAACCGGCGCCTCCGAGGTCATCGCCACAGAAGCGGGCGAATGGCGGCTGATCGAGGCGCTGAACGAGGCGCCCCTGCAGGTCACGCAATTGGAGGACGACCGTTTCCTTGCCGCGCACAAGACCTTCGAGGACTGGGCCAAGGGCCGCAAGGCGCTGCGGATGGAGTATTTCTACCGCGAGATGCGGCGCACCACGGGTCTTCTGATGGACGGCGACCAGCCCGAGGGCGGCGAATGGAACTACGACTCCGAAAACCGCAAGCCGCCGCCCGACGGCGTCGCCTTCTCCGGTCCGATGCAATTTACCCCCGATGACGTCACCGAAGAGGTGCTGGATCTGGTCGAGGCGCGCTTTGGCGAAAGCTTCGGCACCCTGCGGCCCTTCGACTTCGCCACCGAACCGGGGCAGGCACGGCGGGCGCTGACGCATTTCATCAAGCACGCGCTGCCCTCGTTCGGCGACTATCAGGACGCCATGCTGGACGGGAACCGCTGGCTGTACCACGCCGGGCTGTCCGCCTACATGAACATCGGCCTTCTCGACCCCATGGAGGTTTGCCGCGCCGCAGAAGAGGCCTATCGCGAGGGGCACGCCCCCCTGAACGCGGTCGAGGGCTTCATCCGCCAGATCATCGGCTGGCGCGAATACGTGCGCGGAATCTACCTTCACGAAGGGCCGGATTACCCGCGCCGCAACGGGCTGAACCACCAGCGCGGGCTGCCCGCGCTCTACTGGGGCGCGCCGACCGATATGCGCTGCCTGTCCAAAGCGGTCGAACAAACGCGCGACGAGGCCTATGCCCACCACATCCAGCGGCTGATGGTGACGGGCAACTTCGCGCTGCTGGCGGGGGTGAAGCCGCACGAGGTGCACGAGTGGTACCTGCGCGTCTATATCGACGCCTTCGAATGGGTCGAGGCTCCGAACACCGTGGGCATGAGCCAGTTCGCCGACGGCGGGGTGATCGCGTCAAAGCCCTACATCTCGTCCGGCAACTACATCAACAGGATGTCGGACTACTGCAAACACTGCGCCTACGACGTGAAAGCGAAGACGGGCAAGGACGCCTGCCCCTTCAACCTGCTCTACTGGCACTTCCTCGACCGCCACCGCGAGCGGTTCGAGGACAACCACCGGATGGGCAACATGTACCGCACATGGGACCGCATGGACGCCGACCGCCGCGAAACGGTGCTGACGGAGGCGGAGGCGTTTCTGGGGCGTTTGTCGAAGGGGGAGCGGGTGTGA
- a CDS encoding DUF6494 family protein produces MSDDFNMSMRKFLKQVGVTSQQAIEEAMREHETAGKTYKVKAVVTIEELDLTHEVTGEIKGQD; encoded by the coding sequence ATGAGCGACGATTTCAACATGTCGATGCGCAAGTTCCTGAAGCAGGTGGGCGTCACCTCGCAGCAGGCCATCGAAGAAGCGATGCGTGAGCATGAGACCGCCGGGAAGACCTACAAGGTCAAGGCCGTCGTCACCATCGAGGAGCTGGACCTGACCCACGAGGTCACGGGCGAGATCAAGGGGCAGGACTGA
- a CDS encoding sensor histidine kinase, producing the protein MPLLLLLGMTRWTADYDKVLIANVESDLRIAEQYLSRIMRTTGDELAGVADSVEFAAVLDAPPERQASFFAGKRQALGLDFLTFVPEGTEAHWPVIQSALNGQAATAIDLFGPEVLASFPGALEQQAKIDLIPTRAAVPTDRAAEDRGMVVHSAAPVRLNGKAGALVGGILLNRNLTFIDTINALVYLNAITGGDRQGTATLFLDDVRISTNVRLFEDVRALGTRVSAEVRHAVLEEGQTWLNRAFVVNEWYISGYLPLRDSFDRPVGMLYVGFLEAPFSAAKRKAYLTMLAAFAGVLLLSVPLFLWLAKGVFAPLEQMTQTMREVREGNLSARNGVRRSSDEIGQVAGHLDDLLDQVQDRDARLRAWTGELEQRVEDRTAELREANAKLEDTWRQLVMSEKLASIGEITAGVAHEINNPVAVIQGNIDVLRDTLGAGAAPVETEIALIDAQVGRINSIVGKLLQFARPDDYAGTEEAVALAPVVRDCLVLVDHVLSRADVRVQTDLAEETPPVRIGRGEIQQVVINLLVNAVHAMEVEGTIFLTLRPETRDRDGALLIVRDTGPGVPAALEDTVFAPFFTTKQAEGTGLGLSISQTLVQRAGGRITYRNPPEGGAEFSVWLPAA; encoded by the coding sequence ATGCCGCTTCTGCTGTTGCTGGGAATGACGCGCTGGACGGCGGATTACGACAAGGTCCTGATCGCAAACGTGGAATCCGATCTTCGGATCGCGGAACAATACCTGTCGCGGATCATGCGGACGACGGGTGACGAACTGGCGGGCGTGGCCGATTCGGTCGAGTTCGCCGCCGTGCTGGACGCTCCGCCCGAGAGGCAGGCCTCTTTCTTCGCGGGCAAGCGGCAGGCGCTTGGGCTCGACTTCCTCACCTTCGTACCAGAAGGCACCGAGGCGCACTGGCCCGTGATCCAGAGCGCGCTGAACGGTCAGGCCGCCACCGCCATCGACCTCTTCGGGCCAGAGGTTCTGGCCAGCTTTCCCGGCGCGCTGGAGCAGCAGGCGAAGATCGACCTGATCCCCACCCGCGCCGCCGTGCCCACTGACCGCGCCGCCGAGGATCGCGGCATGGTCGTGCATTCCGCCGCCCCGGTGCGGCTGAACGGCAAGGCGGGCGCGCTGGTGGGGGGCATCCTGTTGAATCGCAACCTGACCTTCATCGACACGATCAACGCCCTTGTTTACCTGAACGCCATCACCGGCGGCGACCGGCAGGGCACCGCGACGCTGTTCCTCGACGATGTGCGCATTTCGACCAACGTGCGCCTTTTCGAGGACGTGCGTGCCCTTGGCACCCGCGTCAGCGCCGAGGTCCGCCACGCGGTCTTGGAGGAAGGGCAGACCTGGCTCAACCGGGCCTTCGTGGTGAACGAGTGGTATATCTCGGGCTACCTGCCCCTGCGCGACAGCTTCGACCGGCCCGTGGGGATGCTCTATGTGGGTTTCCTAGAGGCACCCTTCTCTGCCGCCAAGCGCAAGGCCTACCTGACCATGCTGGCCGCCTTCGCGGGCGTGCTGCTGCTGTCGGTGCCGCTGTTCCTTTGGCTGGCCAAGGGCGTCTTCGCGCCTCTGGAGCAGATGACCCAGACCATGCGCGAAGTGCGCGAGGGCAACCTGTCCGCGCGCAACGGCGTGCGCCGGTCCTCGGACGAGATCGGGCAAGTGGCGGGGCATCTGGACGACCTTCTGGATCAGGTGCAGGACCGCGACGCGCGCCTGCGCGCATGGACCGGGGAACTGGAGCAACGGGTCGAGGACCGCACCGCCGAGCTGCGCGAGGCCAATGCCAAGCTGGAAGACACTTGGCGCCAACTGGTCATGAGCGAGAAACTGGCCTCGATCGGCGAGATCACGGCGGGTGTTGCGCATGAGATCAACAACCCCGTCGCCGTCATTCAGGGCAATATCGACGTGTTGCGCGACACGCTGGGCGCGGGGGCGGCCCCCGTGGAGACAGAGATCGCGCTGATCGACGCGCAGGTCGGCCGAATCAATTCCATCGTCGGCAAGCTGCTGCAATTCGCGCGGCCCGACGATTATGCCGGAACCGAAGAGGCGGTGGCGCTGGCGCCGGTGGTGCGCGACTGCCTCGTGCTGGTGGATCACGTGCTGTCGCGCGCCGATGTCCGGGTCCAAACCGATCTGGCCGAAGAGACCCCGCCTGTGCGCATCGGGCGCGGCGAGATACAACAGGTGGTCATCAACCTGCTGGTGAACGCCGTGCATGCGATGGAGGTGGAGGGCACGATCTTCCTGACACTGCGGCCAGAGACCCGGGACCGCGACGGCGCGCTGCTGATCGTCCGCGACACCGGCCCGGGCGTACCGGCAGCGCTGGAGGACACCGTCTTCGCCCCCTTCTTCACCACCAAGCAGGCCGAGGGCACGGGGCTGGGCCTGTCGATCTCGCAGACGCTGGTGCAGCGCGCCGGGGGCCGCATCACCTACCGCAATCCTCCCGAGGGCGGCGCCGAGTTTTCCGTCTGGCTGCCCGCCGCCTGA
- a CDS encoding SDR family NAD(P)-dependent oxidoreductase: MEKALIIGVTGGIGAAMAEALRARGIAVTGLSRSRDRLDMTDEASIERALGELDGPFDLIFVATGALVIDGAEPEKALSALSSKALLDQYALNAIGPVLALKHALPLLPRDRPAVFAALSARVGSIGDNRLGGWYSYRAAKAGLNALLHGAAIELARSHRHLACVCLHPGTVATDFTAKYAGRHPTVPPDEAATRLLAVIEGLTPADTGRFYDYAGKEIPW, from the coding sequence ATGGAAAAGGCCCTGATCATCGGAGTCACGGGCGGCATCGGCGCCGCCATGGCAGAGGCCCTGCGCGCCCGGGGAATCGCCGTCACCGGCCTGTCGCGCAGCCGCGATCGCTTGGACATGACCGACGAGGCCAGCATCGAAAGGGCGCTTGGTGAGCTCGACGGCCCCTTCGACCTGATCTTCGTGGCCACCGGCGCCTTGGTCATCGACGGGGCCGAGCCGGAAAAGGCGCTTTCGGCGCTGTCCTCCAAGGCCTTGCTCGACCAATACGCGCTGAACGCCATCGGCCCTGTGCTCGCGCTGAAACACGCCCTGCCGCTCTTGCCGCGCGACCGGCCTGCGGTCTTCGCCGCCCTCTCGGCACGGGTCGGCAGCATCGGCGACAACCGTCTTGGTGGCTGGTACAGCTATCGCGCCGCCAAGGCCGGGCTGAACGCGCTGCTGCACGGCGCGGCCATCGAACTGGCGCGCTCTCACAGGCACCTTGCCTGCGTCTGCCTGCACCCGGGCACCGTGGCCACGGACTTCACCGCGAAATACGCCGGGCGCCACCCGACCGTGCCCCCAGACGAGGCCGCCACCCGCCTGCTGGCGGTCATCGAGGGCCTGACCCCCGCCGACACCGGGCGCTTCTACGACTACGCCGGCAAAGAGATCCCGTGGTGA
- a CDS encoding biotin/lipoate--protein ligase family protein: protein MTEALTFPPAMHGEAVTRDPAEAAVLRAIQGVDAGLVTWRVATDRVGAALVLAPEVPLAQAMAMLPLCGVGFQNALGALAPPEVAVHLDWDGGLRVNGATCGRMRVFAATQDPAAQPDWLVVSFTLDLLPAQEETGLTPDRTALFVEGCADVDPARLVESWARHTLAWIARWEDEGPRPLHAEWRGLAHGIGDETTRGADTGTFLGVDEDFGLLLRVGKDTRLIPLTTLLEDTP, encoded by the coding sequence ATGACAGAGGCGCTGACCTTCCCCCCGGCCATGCATGGCGAGGCCGTCACCCGCGACCCGGCAGAAGCCGCCGTGCTGCGCGCCATCCAGGGCGTGGACGCGGGCCTCGTGACATGGCGCGTGGCCACAGACCGGGTGGGAGCGGCGCTGGTGCTGGCGCCCGAGGTGCCGCTGGCGCAGGCCATGGCCATGCTGCCGCTTTGCGGCGTCGGCTTCCAGAACGCGCTGGGGGCGCTGGCCCCGCCAGAGGTCGCGGTGCATCTGGACTGGGACGGGGGCCTGCGCGTCAACGGCGCCACCTGCGGGCGGATGCGGGTCTTTGCCGCGACGCAGGACCCTGCCGCGCAACCCGACTGGCTGGTCGTCTCCTTCACGCTCGACCTCTTGCCCGCGCAGGAAGAGACCGGCCTGACCCCCGACCGCACCGCGCTTTTCGTCGAGGGCTGCGCCGATGTCGATCCGGCGCGGCTGGTCGAAAGCTGGGCGCGGCACACGCTGGCGTGGATTGCCCGCTGGGAAGACGAAGGCCCCCGCCCGCTGCACGCGGAATGGCGCGGGCTGGCCCATGGGATCGGCGACGAGACCACCCGAGGCGCGGACACCGGCACCTTCCTCGGCGTGGACGAGGATTTTGGGTTGCTGCTGCGCGTGGGCAAGGACACGCGGTTGATCCCGCTCACGACGCTTCTGGAGGACACCCCGTGA
- a CDS encoding Mrp/NBP35 family ATP-binding protein: MPDRDEVLTLLKGIKGPGGEDIVSSGVMRALNVGEDGSVRFVMEVPPKQAAQWQPVQEQAETTLKAAGAPKVMIALTGHTEKAPPPDLKPQRKAEPAGPQKIPGVNHLIAVASGKGGVGKSTVSANLACALAQQGRRVGLLDADVYGPSQPRMLGVSGRPASPDGKTILPLRNHGVTMMSIGLMTNEDQAVVWRGPMLMGALQQMMMQVQWGALDVLIVDLPPGTGDVQMTLAQKAQVDGAVIVSTPQDVALLDARKGIDMFKQLNVPILGMIENMSTHICSKCGHEEHVFGHGGVAAEAAKLGVPLLAEVPLDLQIRLASDGGAPIVVSQPDSPQAQAFHAIAKALVDQGVA, from the coding sequence GTGCCGGATCGCGACGAGGTTCTGACCCTTCTCAAGGGGATCAAGGGGCCGGGGGGCGAGGATATCGTCTCTTCCGGCGTGATGCGTGCATTGAACGTGGGCGAAGACGGCTCCGTGCGCTTCGTCATGGAGGTGCCGCCGAAGCAGGCCGCCCAGTGGCAGCCCGTGCAGGAACAGGCTGAGACGACGCTGAAGGCCGCCGGCGCGCCCAAGGTGATGATCGCGCTGACCGGGCACACCGAAAAGGCGCCGCCGCCGGACCTGAAGCCACAGCGCAAGGCGGAACCGGCTGGCCCGCAGAAGATCCCCGGCGTGAACCACCTGATCGCGGTGGCCTCTGGCAAGGGTGGCGTGGGCAAGTCCACCGTCTCGGCCAACCTCGCCTGCGCGCTGGCGCAGCAGGGTCGGCGCGTGGGCCTCTTGGACGCCGACGTCTACGGGCCCTCGCAGCCGCGCATGCTGGGGGTTTCGGGGCGGCCTGCCTCGCCCGATGGCAAGACCATCCTGCCGCTGCGCAACCACGGCGTCACGATGATGTCCATCGGCCTGATGACCAACGAGGATCAGGCGGTGGTCTGGCGTGGCCCGATGCTGATGGGCGCGCTGCAACAGATGATGATGCAGGTGCAATGGGGCGCGCTCGACGTGCTGATCGTGGACCTGCCGCCGGGCACCGGCGACGTGCAGATGACGCTGGCGCAGAAGGCGCAGGTCGATGGCGCGGTGATCGTCTCGACCCCGCAGGACGTGGCGCTTCTGGACGCGCGCAAGGGCATCGACATGTTCAAACAGCTGAACGTGCCGATCCTCGGCATGATCGAGAACATGTCCACGCATATCTGTTCGAAGTGTGGGCATGAGGAGCACGTCTTCGGCCACGGCGGTGTCGCGGCAGAGGCGGCGAAGCTGGGCGTGCCCCTTCTGGCGGAGGTCCCGCTGGACCTGCAGATCCGGCTGGCCTCGGACGGCGGCGCACCGATCGTGGTCAGCCAGCCCGACAGTCCGCAGGCGCAGGCCTTCCACGCCATCGCCAAGGCGCTGGTGGATCAGGGCGTCGCATGA